In Candidatus Roseilinea sp., one DNA window encodes the following:
- a CDS encoding hydrolase: protein MPTRKTQERKERTVRIGLVQQRWHADPARHAQALRRSTLAAAARGAQLVCLQELTLHRYFADTKDPARFALAEPLGDGPTSALCSRLAHETGAFVVGSLFERADGCYFNTAVIFDPRGNLLGFTRKQHIPRGSGYHEDYYFTPGDSDYPVHDLGFIKIAVPTCYDQWFPEMARICALKGAELIVYPTAIGSEPDFPGFDTQPRWQTVMIAHAIANGVFVAAVNRTGDEGVVRFYGSSFVCDPTGRIIARAPRSRPAVLVADLDFGAMSFWRNLFPLLEQRQPHTYRALVGE, encoded by the coding sequence ATGCCGACGCGCAAAACCCAGGAGCGCAAGGAACGCACTGTCCGCATCGGGCTGGTGCAGCAGCGCTGGCATGCCGACCCCGCCCGGCACGCACAAGCATTGCGCCGCAGCACGCTGGCCGCCGCAGCCCGCGGCGCACAGTTGGTCTGTCTGCAGGAACTCACGTTGCATCGCTACTTCGCCGACACGAAAGACCCCGCACGCTTCGCCTTGGCCGAACCGCTCGGCGACGGGCCGACCAGCGCGCTGTGTAGCCGGCTGGCGCATGAGACCGGCGCGTTCGTCGTCGGCTCGCTATTCGAGCGCGCCGATGGATGCTATTTCAACACCGCCGTCATCTTCGACCCGCGTGGCAACCTGCTCGGCTTCACCCGCAAGCAGCATATCCCGCGCGGCAGCGGCTATCATGAGGATTATTACTTCACACCCGGCGACTCGGATTATCCGGTGCACGATCTGGGATTCATCAAGATCGCCGTGCCGACGTGCTACGACCAGTGGTTTCCGGAGATGGCGCGCATCTGCGCGCTGAAAGGCGCAGAGCTAATCGTCTATCCGACCGCCATCGGCTCCGAGCCGGACTTCCCCGGCTTCGACACGCAGCCGCGCTGGCAAACGGTGATGATCGCCCATGCCATCGCCAACGGCGTGTTCGTGGCAGCGGTCAACCGCACCGGCGATGAGGGCGTCGTGCGGTTCTACGGCTCGTCGTTCGTATGCGATCCGACCGGCCGCATCATCGCCCGTGCGCCGCGCAGCCGGCCGGCCGTGCTGGTCGCCGACCTGGACTTCGGGGCGATGAGCTTCTGGCGCAACCTCTTCCCCCTGCTCGAACAGCGCCAGCCGCACACCTATCGGGCGTTGGTCGGCGAATAA
- a CDS encoding MFS transporter has translation MLTLLKNRALWSYSLAHFSVDLCAGALPVIMVYLARTLNLTIAQTGFVIGAYAISSSLTQPLFGYLSDRTGGRYQSALGLACIAIFQGSLGFAPSYPALVAMACLAGCGSAAFHPHGASGASRSGGARKAAAMSIFMLGGNGGYAIGPVIAAAAMAAMGVHGSVVIGVIGLALIPLVLSAQGQPHVEGRSASQTGGVLPARHFGLFAIVALMAIMFMRAWVQSATTAYIPVYFTQMAQLSVEEASRISSANLFALAAGGLAGGVLADRLGGRRVMIASWLIYALMTLALFTVPGLAVYPVAMLAGFVAGASWPPLIVMAQELFPKNAGVASGIALGFAFAMGGIGTAITGSLAEPDRLGLTTSLIMLAALPLLSALAALALPPDWRAGIQPSSAEKHTATATALRLPKS, from the coding sequence ATGCTTACCCTGCTCAAAAATCGCGCGCTGTGGAGCTATTCGCTCGCCCATTTCAGCGTGGACTTGTGTGCCGGCGCCCTGCCAGTCATCATGGTCTATCTGGCGCGCACGCTGAACCTGACCATCGCCCAGACCGGTTTTGTCATCGGCGCCTACGCCATCAGCTCGTCGCTCACGCAGCCGCTGTTCGGCTATTTGAGCGACCGCACGGGCGGGCGTTATCAGTCGGCGCTGGGCCTGGCGTGCATTGCAATCTTCCAGGGATCGCTCGGGTTCGCGCCCAGCTATCCGGCGCTGGTCGCGATGGCCTGTCTGGCCGGCTGCGGCTCGGCGGCCTTTCATCCGCATGGCGCATCGGGTGCCAGCCGATCGGGCGGCGCGCGCAAAGCGGCGGCCATGTCCATCTTCATGCTGGGCGGCAACGGCGGCTATGCCATCGGCCCGGTGATCGCTGCGGCAGCGATGGCCGCGATGGGCGTGCATGGCAGCGTCGTCATCGGCGTAATCGGGTTGGCGCTGATTCCGCTGGTGCTGAGCGCGCAAGGCCAGCCGCATGTGGAAGGCAGGTCGGCGTCACAGACCGGCGGCGTCCTACCGGCGCGGCACTTTGGCCTGTTCGCCATCGTCGCGCTGATGGCGATCATGTTCATGCGGGCGTGGGTTCAATCGGCGACCACCGCTTACATCCCGGTGTACTTCACGCAAATGGCGCAACTGAGCGTGGAAGAAGCCAGCCGCATTTCCAGCGCCAACCTATTTGCCCTGGCAGCAGGTGGGCTGGCCGGCGGCGTGCTGGCCGACCGACTCGGCGGGCGACGGGTGATGATCGCTTCCTGGCTGATCTACGCGCTGATGACGCTGGCGCTGTTCACCGTCCCCGGCCTGGCCGTGTATCCGGTCGCTATGCTGGCCGGCTTCGTGGCCGGCGCGTCCTGGCCACCGCTGATCGTGATGGCGCAGGAGCTGTTCCCGAAGAACGCCGGTGTGGCGTCGGGCATCGCGCTGGGGTTCGCCTTTGCCATGGGCGGCATCGGCACGGCGATCACGGGATCGCTGGCCGAGCCCGACCGATTGGGCCTGACTACCAGCCTGATCATGCTTGCCGCGCTACCGCTGTTGAGCGCGCTCGCGGCGTTGGCGCTGCCGCCCGATTGGCGCGCCGGCATTCAGCCTTCATCCGCCGAGAAGCACACGGCTACTGCCACGGCCCTGCGACTGCCCAAGTCCTGA